From Triticum urartu cultivar G1812 chromosome 2, Tu2.1, whole genome shotgun sequence, a single genomic window includes:
- the LOC125535933 gene encoding N6-mAMP deaminase-like isoform X2, whose amino-acid sequence METSEAEKEMREWCVALPKVELHAHLNGSVRNSTLLELAKELGDKGVIVFEDVKDVIMKNDRSLPECFRLFDLFHILTTDHDTVTRIAKEVVGDFAAENVVYLEIRTTPKNNEAKGMTKRSYMNAVVKGLKSVEDVDVVLFDSNLRNDETPMSDLSGDTKRKKIYVRLLLSIDRRETTSAALDTVNLAMEMKDQGVIGIDLSGNPVVGEWETYLPALEHAKELGIPTTIHCGEVPNRKEIQAMLDFCPQRLGHVCCLDDEEWKKLKSSMIPVEICLTSNVMTGGAPSLELHHFADLYNAKHPLSICTDDSGLFSTSLSNEYYLVASTFGLSKTELFRLAQGAVEFVFADDKVKKSLRAVFERAAAETLAS is encoded by the exons ATGGAGACCTCGGAGGCGGAGAAGGAGATGAGGGAGTGGTGCGTCGCGCTCCCCAAGGTGGAGCTCCACGCCCACCTCAACGGCTCCGTCCGCAACTCCACCCTCCT AGAACTCGCAAAAGAACTAGGCGACAAAGGAGTGATTGTCTTTGAGGATGTTAAGGATGTGATCATGAAGA ATGACAGATCTCTCCCAGAGTGTTTTAGGCTCTTTGATTTGTTTCATATACTTACGACTGACCATGATACAGTGACAAGGATCGCCAAGGAG GTTGTGGGAGATTTTGCTGCCGAGAATGTTGTGTATTTGGAAATAAGGACGACACCTAAG AATAATGAAGCAAAGGGGATGACCAAGAGATCATACATGAATGCTGTTGTTAAAGGACTTAAGTCTGTTGAAGACGTCGACGTTGTTCTATTTGATTCTAACTTAAGAAACGATGAAACACCTATGAGTGATTTGAGTGGCGACACAAAGAGAAAGAAGATATATGTTAGGCTCCTTCTGAGTATTGACCGTCGTGAGACAACTTCTGCTGCATTGGATACT GTTAATTTAGCCATGGAAATGAAGGACCAGGGTGTAATTGGCATTGATCTCTCTGGCAATCCAGTTGTAGGGGAATG GGAGACATACCTGCCTGCTCTAGAACATGCTAAAGAGCTGGGAATCCCCACCACAATTCACTGTGGTGAG GTACCAAACAGGAAGGAAATCCAAGCAATGCTGGATTTCTGCCCTCAAAGGCTAGGTCATGTCTGTTGCCTCGACGACGAAGAGTGGAAGAAGCTCAAGTCATCGATGATCCCG GTGGAAATATGTTTAACCTCCAATGTTATGACCGGAGGCGCCCCTTCTCTGGAGCTTCATCACTTTG CTGACCTTTACAACGCGAAACACCCTCTGTCGATATGCACCGATGATTCTGGCCTCTTTTCGACGAGCCTCTCAAATGAGTATTACCTCGTCGCGTCTACCTTCG GCCTTAGCAAGACCGAGCTGTTTCGGCTAGCCCAGGGCGCTGTGGAGTTCGTGTTCGCCGACGACAAGGTGAAGAAGTCACTGAGGGCGGTGTTTGAGCGTGCGGCGGCGGAGACGCTCGCAAGTTAG
- the LOC125535933 gene encoding N6-mAMP deaminase-like isoform X1: METSEAEKEMREWCVALPKVELHAHLNGSVRNSTLLELAKELGDKGVIVFEDVKDVIMKNDRSLPECFRLFDLFHILTTDHDTVTRIAKEVVGDFAAENVVYLEIRTTPKNNEAKGMTKRSYMNAVVKGLKSVEDVDVVLFDSNLRNDETPMSDLSGDTKRKKIYVRLLLSIDRRETTSAALDTVNLAMEMKDQGVIGIDLSGNPVVGEWETYLPALEHAKELGIPTTIHCGEMKLELSEQQVPNRKEIQAMLDFCPQRLGHVCCLDDEEWKKLKSSMIPVEICLTSNVMTGGAPSLELHHFADLYNAKHPLSICTDDSGLFSTSLSNEYYLVASTFGLSKTELFRLAQGAVEFVFADDKVKKSLRAVFERAAAETLAS, translated from the exons ATGGAGACCTCGGAGGCGGAGAAGGAGATGAGGGAGTGGTGCGTCGCGCTCCCCAAGGTGGAGCTCCACGCCCACCTCAACGGCTCCGTCCGCAACTCCACCCTCCT AGAACTCGCAAAAGAACTAGGCGACAAAGGAGTGATTGTCTTTGAGGATGTTAAGGATGTGATCATGAAGA ATGACAGATCTCTCCCAGAGTGTTTTAGGCTCTTTGATTTGTTTCATATACTTACGACTGACCATGATACAGTGACAAGGATCGCCAAGGAG GTTGTGGGAGATTTTGCTGCCGAGAATGTTGTGTATTTGGAAATAAGGACGACACCTAAG AATAATGAAGCAAAGGGGATGACCAAGAGATCATACATGAATGCTGTTGTTAAAGGACTTAAGTCTGTTGAAGACGTCGACGTTGTTCTATTTGATTCTAACTTAAGAAACGATGAAACACCTATGAGTGATTTGAGTGGCGACACAAAGAGAAAGAAGATATATGTTAGGCTCCTTCTGAGTATTGACCGTCGTGAGACAACTTCTGCTGCATTGGATACT GTTAATTTAGCCATGGAAATGAAGGACCAGGGTGTAATTGGCATTGATCTCTCTGGCAATCCAGTTGTAGGGGAATG GGAGACATACCTGCCTGCTCTAGAACATGCTAAAGAGCTGGGAATCCCCACCACAATTCACTGTGGTGAG ATGAAATTAGAGCTTAGTGAACAACAGGTACCAAACAGGAAGGAAATCCAAGCAATGCTGGATTTCTGCCCTCAAAGGCTAGGTCATGTCTGTTGCCTCGACGACGAAGAGTGGAAGAAGCTCAAGTCATCGATGATCCCG GTGGAAATATGTTTAACCTCCAATGTTATGACCGGAGGCGCCCCTTCTCTGGAGCTTCATCACTTTG CTGACCTTTACAACGCGAAACACCCTCTGTCGATATGCACCGATGATTCTGGCCTCTTTTCGACGAGCCTCTCAAATGAGTATTACCTCGTCGCGTCTACCTTCG GCCTTAGCAAGACCGAGCTGTTTCGGCTAGCCCAGGGCGCTGTGGAGTTCGTGTTCGCCGACGACAAGGTGAAGAAGTCACTGAGGGCGGTGTTTGAGCGTGCGGCGGCGGAGACGCTCGCAAGTTAG
- the LOC125535936 gene encoding N6-mAMP deaminase-like yields the protein METQTSEAEKEMREWCVALPKVELHAHLNGSVRNSTLLELAKELGDKGVIVLEDVKDVIMKNDRCLPECVRLFDLFHILTTDHDTVARIAKEVVGDFAAENVVYLEIRTPPKNNEAKGITKRSYMNAVVKGHKSVEDVDVLLNNEKLSCTPMSDLGGDTKRKKIYVRLLLSIDRHETTSAALDTVNLAMEMKDQGVIGIDLSGNPVVGEWETYLPALEHAKELGIPTTIHCGEVPNRKEIQAMLDFCPQRLGHVCCLDDEEWKKLKSSVIPVEICLTSNVMTGGTPSLERHHFADLYNAKHPLSICTDDCGLFSTSLSNEYYLAASTFGLSKTELFRLAQGAVEFMFADDEVKKSLRAVFERAAAERLTS from the exons ATGGAGACTCAGACTTCGGAGGCTGAGAAGGAGATGAGGGAGTGGTGCGTCGCCCTCCCCAAGGTGGAGCTCCACGCCCACCTCAACGGCTCCGTCCGCAACTCCACCCTCCT AGAACTAGCAAAAGAACTAGGTGACAAAGGAGTCATTGTCCTTGAAGATGTTAAGGATGTGATCATGAAGA ATGACAGATGTCTCCCAGAGTGTGTTAGGCTCTTTGATTTGTTTCATATACTTACAACTGACCATGATACAGTAGCAAGAATCGCCAAGGAG GTTGTGGGAGATTTTGCTGCTGAGAATGTTGTGTATTTAGAAATAAGGACGCCGCCTAAG AATAATGAAGCCAAGGGGATAACAAAGCGATCCTACATGAATGCTGTTGTAAAAGGTCATAAGTCTGTTGAAGACGTTGATGTTCTTCTAAACAATGAAAAATTAAGTTGTACACCAATGAGTGATTTGGGTGGCGACACAAAGAGAAAGAAGATATATGTTAGGCTCCTTCTGAGTATTGACCGTCATGAGACAACTTCTGCTGCATTGGATACT GTTAATTTAGCCATGGAAATGAAGGACCAGGGTGTAATTGGCATTGATCTCTCTGGCAATCCAGTTGTAGGGGAATG GGAGACATACCTGCCTGCTCTAGAACATGCTAAAGAGCTGGGAATCCCCACCACAATTCACTGTGGTGAG GTACCAAACAGGAAGGAGATCCAAGCAATGCTGGACTTCTGCCCTCAAAGGCTGGGTCATGTCTGCTGCCTCGACGACGAAGAGTGGAAGAAGCTCAAGTCATCAGTGATCCCG GTGGAGATATGTTTAACCTCCAATGTTATGACCGGAGGCACCCCTTCTCTTGAGCGTCATCACTTTG CTGACCTCTACAACGCGAAACACCCTCTGTCGATATGCACCGACGATTGTGGCCTCTTTTCAACGAGCCTCTCAAATGAGTATTACCTCGCCGCGTCTACCTTTG GTCTTAGCAAGACCGAGCTATTTCGTCTAGCCCAGGGAGCTGTGGAGTTTATGTTCGCTGACGACGAGGTGAAGAAGT